Proteins encoded together in one Lutra lutra chromosome 4, mLutLut1.2, whole genome shotgun sequence window:
- the KLHL38 gene encoding kelch-like protein 38: MPPLGTSPPPSRMDEESPDGLLFKDHDFSSDLLRQLNGLRQNRLLTDVSICAGTWEVPCHRSVLASSSPYFRAMFCSNFRERSEAKVQLKGIDPATLDQIISYVYTGEVPITAENVLPLMEAASMLQYPKLLEACSSYLQSQLTPSNCLGMIRLSEILSCETLKKKAREVALTCFPEVAASADLKELCALELRDYLGDDGLCGEEEKVFEALMVWIKHDLQARKRHVQELFEQVRLQYIHPAFFHHFIANDALLQSSPSCQTILEMAKRQMFATYSTTSAPDLQPPWHVPPRTSYQDFLIILGGRKDNQQTTRDVLLYNRQTNQWQNLAKLPTRLYKASAVTLHRSIYVLGGMAVGPGKNVPSHNVYIYSLKLNQWRLGQPMLVARYSHRSTAHKNFIFSIGGIGEGQEVMGSMERYNSIFNIWESMASMPVGVLHPAVAVKDQRLYLFGGEDIMQNPVRLIQVYHISRNTWFKMETRMIKNVCAPAVVLREKIVIVGGYTRRILAYDPQSNKFVKCADMKDRRMHHGAAVMGNKLYVTGGRRLTTDCSIEDLASFDCYDPETDTWTSQGQLPHKLFDHACLTLQCIPHTPTFP; encoded by the exons ATGCCTCCCCTGGGgacctctccccctccttctagGATGGATGAGGAGTCGCCAGATGGGCTGCTCTTCAAAGACCATGACTTCTCCTCTGACTTACTGAGGCAGCTCAATGGCTTGAGGCAAAACAGGCTGCTGACGGATGTGAGCATCTGTGCAGGGACCTGGGAGGTCCCCTGCCACCGAAGTGTGCTGGCCTCCAGCAGCCCCTACTTCCGGGCCATGTTCTGCAGCAACTTCCGGGAGAGAAGCGAGGCCAAAGTCCAGCTGAAAGGCATCGACCCCGCGACTCTGGACCAGATCATCTCGTACGTGTACACAGGTGAGGTGCCCATCACGGCTGAGAACGTCCTGCCTTTGATGGAGGCAGCCTCCATGCTGCAGTACCCCAAGCTACTGGAGGCCTGCTCCTCCTACCTCCAGAGCCAGCTGACCCCCAGCAACTGCCTGGGCATGATCCGACTCTCCGAAATCTTGAGTTGTGAGACCCTCAAGAAGAAAGCCAGGGAGGTGGCCCTGACATGTTTCCCTGAGGTGGCTGCCTCGGCCGACCTGAAGGAGCTCTGTGCTTTGGAATTGAGAGACTACCTGGGGGATGACGGGCtctgtggggaggaggaaaaggtgtTCGAGGCCCTCATGGTTTGGATCAAGCATGACCTCCAGGCCCGGAAACGACACGTGCAGGAGCTGTTCGAGCAGGTCAGGCTTCAGTACATCCACCCAGCCTTCTTCCACCACTTCATCGCCAACGATGCCCTCCTGCAGTCCTCGCCCTCGTGCCAGACCATCCTGGAGATGGCCAAGAGGCAGATGTTTGCCACGTACAGCACCACCAGTGCcccagacctccagcctccaTGGCACGTCCCCCCAAGAACCTCTTACCAGGATTTTCTCATCATtttgggtgggaggaaggacaaCCAGCAGACCACCAGGGACGTTCTACTATACAACAGACAGACCAACCAGTGGCAGAACCTGGCTAAACTCCCAACTCGCCTATATAAGGCCTCAGCAGTCACCTTGCACCGAAGCATCTATGTGCTAGGAGGCATGGCTGTCGGGCCAGGGAAGAACGTGCCAAGCCACAACGTCTACATCTACTCCCTGAAGCTCAACCAATGGAGGCTGGGGCAGCCCATGCTGGTGGCCCGCTATTCTCATAGAAGCACTGCCCATAAGAACTTCATCTTCTCCATTGGGGGCATCGGAGAAGGGCAGGAGGTCATGGGCTCCATGGAGAGATACAACAGCATCTTCAACATCTGGGAGAGCATGGCCAGCATGCCCGTGGGGGTTCTCCACCCTGCGGTTGCTGTGAAAGACCAAAGACTCTACCTTTTTGGGGGAGAGGACATCATGCAGAATCCTGTACGCCTTATCCAG GTTTATCACATTTCCAGAAACACATGGTTCAAAATGGAGACAAGGATGATCAAGAATGTGTGCGCCCCTGCCGTGGTGCTTCGGGAGAAGATTGTTATCGTAGGAG GTTACACAAGGAGGATTCTTGCTTATGACCCTCAATCCAACAAATTTGTCAAGTGTGCGGACATGAAAGACCGGAGGATGCACCACGGGGCCGCAGTGATGGGGAACAAGCTCTATGTGACGGGCGGGCGGCGGCTGACCACAGACTGCAGCATCGAGGACTTGGCCTCCTTTGACTGCTACGACCCTGAGACGGACACCTGGACGTCCCAGGGACAGCTTCCTCACAAACTCTTTGACCACGCTTGCCTCACTCTCCAGTGCataccccacacccccaccttcCCGTGA